One window of Shewanella sp. GD04112 genomic DNA carries:
- a CDS encoding site-specific integrase — MSVLIHSDDVFKETELIANSDGLFQCSPLKDNIGSLPTLFTKEGAFNHEANSYFFYQKAIKQAKDLSPCAQALQTFYQFLEDNNLRWDHFPPVKRLKPTYLFRSHLLKQINSGELAHSTASVRMNQIVNYYKWLMYEGYLIVKSEKEAPFKMEYVSVQSTGMLAHVSPTFTVQTSDLRIKVPRDSSSKNIRPLTPLSNDSLGILTSYLPQASIELRLQVLLSIDTGMRINEVATLTLDALKTAIRLAESEHRYELTISPQLNGVQTKYAKQRTIEISTELLAQLDDYRTSERRLQRVTKLNNKLDNLFEVASVLKREAVDALERCERHEPLFVSEQGNPVTAKSIEARWSELRSVIKKSHPTFTHRFHDFRSTYGTYRLSDLLEAGLLDLECMELLMTWMGHKNESTTWKYLRFLRRKKAFKVKFGILDNIMHSALHNEQGGENE, encoded by the coding sequence ATGTCAGTTCTTATACATTCAGATGATGTTTTTAAAGAAACGGAGTTAATAGCGAATAGTGATGGCTTGTTCCAGTGCTCTCCACTTAAAGACAATATTGGTTCTTTACCCACGTTGTTTACCAAAGAAGGAGCCTTTAATCACGAAGCCAATAGCTACTTCTTCTATCAGAAAGCCATTAAGCAAGCCAAAGACTTATCGCCTTGCGCCCAAGCTCTCCAAACCTTCTATCAGTTTTTAGAAGATAACAACCTCCGTTGGGATCACTTCCCACCTGTTAAACGCTTAAAGCCAACCTACCTCTTTCGCTCACATCTGCTCAAGCAGATCAATAGCGGGGAACTAGCTCACTCAACCGCCAGCGTTCGGATGAACCAAATCGTTAACTACTATAAGTGGTTGATGTATGAGGGCTACCTGATAGTCAAAAGCGAAAAAGAAGCGCCGTTTAAGATGGAGTATGTTTCTGTGCAAAGCACAGGGATGCTGGCCCACGTATCTCCAACATTCACCGTGCAGACCAGTGATCTACGAATTAAAGTGCCGAGAGACAGTAGCAGCAAGAACATAAGGCCGCTCACACCCCTGAGTAACGATTCGCTGGGCATATTGACCTCGTATCTGCCTCAAGCATCCATTGAACTACGCCTTCAGGTGCTGCTTTCTATTGATACCGGAATGCGGATCAACGAAGTCGCCACACTCACCCTTGATGCATTAAAGACTGCCATACGACTTGCTGAAAGTGAGCACCGCTATGAACTGACGATTTCACCACAATTGAATGGTGTTCAAACCAAATATGCCAAGCAAAGAACCATTGAAATATCAACCGAACTATTAGCTCAGTTAGATGATTACCGCACCTCTGAACGGCGCTTACAGCGTGTGACAAAGCTAAATAATAAACTGGATAATTTATTTGAAGTGGCATCGGTTCTGAAACGGGAAGCCGTTGATGCGCTGGAGCGTTGTGAGCGCCACGAACCTCTGTTTGTCAGTGAACAAGGTAATCCGGTAACCGCAAAGTCCATCGAAGCAAGGTGGTCAGAGTTACGCAGCGTAATTAAAAAGTCACACCCCACCTTCACCCACCGTTTCCACGATTTTCGCTCGACCTATGGCACTTACCGCCTCAGCGACCTACTCGAAGCCGGACTCCTTGATCTTGAGTGTATGGAACTGTTGATGACGTGGATGGGACATAAAAATGAATCGACCACCTGGAAGTATTTGCGCTTTCTTAGACGGAAAAAGGCTTTCAAGGTCAAGTTTGGCATCCTTGATAACATCATGCACAGCGCATTACATAACGAACAAGGAGGTGAAAATGAGTAA
- a CDS encoding toprim domain-containing protein: MNTRLEKFKTETQEIKALANGQWPRILGNLIPAIRDACDGFTPNKRPSCGCPYHNSKSNDSFRLLKRAEEVGSAGCFTCGVWNDGFELLMHDRSISFSEAVKLVGSEVGYYDLSGQASEAAKIEADKAQARWEKKREEQAVKDKQTKVRMLKRLSDIWNECFDLEAPESEPARLYFQNRGLGNVGNLNSEVVFHPSLEYYMETLDANGKKNFSLYGRFPAIIAQIRDPNGVPVRIHRTYITLDGHKLQAPDNSPKKMSPEIPQTSISGGAIQLSPAGTKVIGIGEGLETTLAAAAATRMPVNCCINAQLLGDWLPAEGTEYVFVFADKDASKTGEMAANKLAKRLEEYGVTVFILYPPLEIEGDSKGVDWDDAYRVLGKAAFPEQAMNWQELL; the protein is encoded by the coding sequence ATGAACACTAGACTAGAAAAATTTAAAACCGAAACTCAGGAAATCAAGGCATTGGCTAACGGCCAATGGCCACGAATTTTAGGTAATTTAATACCTGCAATTCGTGATGCCTGTGATGGTTTTACACCTAACAAACGCCCGTCTTGCGGGTGTCCATATCATAACTCTAAATCTAACGACTCATTTCGCCTCTTAAAACGAGCGGAAGAAGTGGGTAGCGCAGGCTGTTTCACTTGCGGAGTCTGGAACGATGGTTTTGAACTGCTTATGCACGACAGAAGCATTTCGTTTTCAGAAGCTGTAAAACTGGTCGGTTCGGAAGTCGGTTATTACGACCTTTCAGGCCAAGCTAGTGAAGCTGCCAAAATTGAGGCTGATAAAGCTCAAGCGCGTTGGGAAAAGAAGCGTGAGGAACAAGCCGTTAAAGACAAACAAACCAAAGTGAGAATGCTCAAGAGGCTTTCTGACATTTGGAATGAATGCTTTGACTTAGAAGCCCCTGAAAGTGAACCCGCAAGGCTTTACTTCCAGAACCGTGGGCTAGGCAATGTTGGTAATCTGAATAGCGAAGTGGTGTTTCACCCTTCACTTGAATATTACATGGAAACACTCGATGCCAACGGGAAGAAGAACTTTTCCCTGTATGGCCGTTTTCCAGCAATCATTGCTCAAATCAGAGATCCAAACGGTGTGCCTGTCAGAATCCATAGAACGTATATCACGCTCGATGGACACAAACTGCAAGCCCCTGATAACAGCCCTAAGAAAATGTCACCTGAAATTCCACAGACCAGCATCAGCGGCGGCGCAATTCAATTGAGCCCTGCAGGTACAAAGGTAATTGGTATCGGTGAAGGACTGGAAACCACACTCGCTGCGGCAGCTGCTACACGTATGCCTGTCAATTGCTGCATCAATGCCCAATTACTTGGGGATTGGTTGCCAGCCGAAGGAACGGAATACGTTTTTGTCTTTGCAGACAAAGACGCATCAAAAACCGGGGAAATGGCAGCGAACAAACTAGCGAAGCGTTTAGAAGAATACGGTGTAACCGTTTTCATTCTATACCCTCCACTAGAAATCGAAGGCGATAGCAAAGGCGTTGACTGGGATGATGCATACCGTGTTTTAGGTAAAGCGGCTTTCCCTGAACAAGCAATGAACTGGCAAGAGCTTTTGTAA
- a CDS encoding site-specific integrase produces the protein MTSEERRRFLDTSALESPSDRMFCHVLHYTGCRPSEALAITSRRVMINDSAIVIHSLKKHKTDQQGRLKQAQFRSVPVPASLIEHLDLVFGLRSQLRRDLVIDAPLWSMSRPTAYRLVKRVMDRAGIVGAQATGKGLRHGFGVALVTANPPVPLHVISQLMGHSDSKTTEIYLQVLSEERHSLVMNAWA, from the coding sequence TTGACCAGTGAGGAGCGCCGACGTTTCCTCGATACCAGCGCCTTGGAATCGCCAAGCGATAGGATGTTTTGCCATGTCCTGCATTACACCGGTTGCCGTCCGTCTGAAGCCTTGGCCATCACGTCCAGGCGCGTGATGATCAACGATAGTGCGATTGTGATCCACAGCTTAAAGAAACACAAAACCGACCAACAAGGGCGGCTGAAGCAAGCACAGTTCCGCAGCGTCCCAGTGCCTGCCTCGTTAATTGAACACTTGGATTTGGTGTTTGGTTTACGCTCACAGCTACGCCGTGATCTCGTTATCGATGCGCCATTGTGGTCAATGAGTCGGCCCACGGCCTACCGTTTGGTTAAACGGGTGATGGATAGAGCGGGAATTGTCGGGGCGCAAGCGACAGGGAAGGGCTTGCGCCATGGTTTTGGCGTGGCGCTGGTGACGGCTAATCCGCCAGTACCATTACATGTGATAAGCCAACTCATGGGGCACAGTGACAGCAAGACCACGGAAATTTATTTGCAGGTACTCAGCGAAGAACGCCATAGCTTAGTGATGAATGCTTGGGCATGA
- a CDS encoding site-specific integrase — protein MALPQLIEKPQRDWLFKVTKLNSKQPERDQCLLAFFFGSACTTLEINRIQLKDVLNKSGRLNRSYTVRGVEREFYLSNPRLCEFLNQYLVYRVKNRIGLGDNPDQYRGLDPDNSLFYSYQNKPFSIVRKQTLAGSDSYSCDALNRHIKTLLNNAGIESPSVLSGRRAFAVALHRQGYDVAHIHYMLGNKTLETTQKLLTTDPISMGAIAANAF, from the coding sequence ATGGCATTACCGCAATTAATCGAAAAGCCGCAGCGTGATTGGCTATTTAAAGTCACAAAGCTAAACAGCAAACAGCCTGAGCGCGATCAATGTTTGCTGGCTTTCTTCTTTGGTTCGGCTTGCACAACGCTTGAGATAAACCGTATTCAGCTAAAAGACGTACTGAATAAATCGGGCAGATTAAACAGGTCGTATACTGTCAGAGGGGTAGAGCGCGAGTTTTATCTGTCTAATCCCAGGTTATGCGAGTTTCTAAATCAATATCTGGTTTACCGAGTTAAAAACAGAATTGGCCTAGGTGATAACCCTGACCAGTATCGAGGGCTTGATCCTGATAATTCCCTGTTTTATTCATACCAAAACAAACCATTTTCTATCGTTCGAAAACAAACGCTAGCGGGTAGCGATAGCTATTCGTGTGATGCGCTAAACCGCCACATAAAGACTTTGCTCAATAATGCAGGGATTGAGTCTCCGAGTGTGTTATCTGGCCGTAGAGCGTTTGCGGTGGCGCTTCACCGCCAAGGTTATGATGTGGCACATATTCACTACATGCTCGGCAATAAAACACTAGAAACAACTCAAAAGCTGTTAACAACAGATCCAATTTCAATGGGAGCTATTGCTGCAAACGCATTTTGA
- a CDS encoding VWA domain-containing protein — MSIFESLPMYIGALANQTGIKVKIGGNSAEVGRYGSTWHIKLPYIDTKNVELAALSYGYALHETGHILYTDFDFRNEWIKGVSAKTNTLRNIFEDMYIERQLRRKLKGSHDRLSKVRSHLTKRGDELNLDELTTAKLIDLVIYFYGFSVNGYDKVYYKQFEDFKTELDARIEPAFTAVLMGIVGNSRYTQSTKDCAVLAEEVMQYIEDYLDEQANKSNDANSSDDDTDSDSDDANGSDDDSDDANGSDDDSDDANGSDDDSDDANGSDDDSDDANGSDDDSDGAEGSQGDTGDADSSNDSGDINGLKSALREFLDDESGDLEDSLEKALKAEIEAEKEGDDNEPDPREVSYNPSVLPAPIQNQNFAHADSIQKNARKESLFLAQRLHGLVESKAQLQLDRRSSGRRLINNAGLRLMQNDMRVFKHESQVDMPNTAVTLLLDQSNSMCGKAYQTSVESTYALVEALSKINLVKTSVLGFGNSTESVIALKGFEETPAKCLTKLASSSADGYCTPLATGLWAALNQLYTRTEDRKVVLVVTDGQPHGFQYCKNLIAEMQASNVEVYGIGIGNDLNLPTLQSLFGKQFAIKVDQLSDLGNEVFKIAEGILLD, encoded by the coding sequence ATGAGTATTTTTGAATCGCTACCAATGTATATCGGCGCATTAGCAAATCAAACAGGTATCAAAGTAAAAATTGGCGGTAACAGTGCAGAAGTGGGGCGTTACGGCTCGACCTGGCACATTAAGTTGCCCTACATTGATACTAAAAATGTTGAGCTTGCTGCTTTGTCTTATGGCTACGCTTTGCATGAGACTGGCCATATCCTTTACACAGATTTTGATTTTCGGAATGAGTGGATCAAAGGTGTTTCAGCGAAAACAAATACGCTAAGAAATATCTTTGAGGATATGTATATCGAGAGACAGCTGCGTCGCAAACTTAAAGGTTCGCATGATCGCCTAAGTAAAGTACGTTCTCACTTAACTAAGCGAGGCGATGAACTGAATTTGGATGAACTGACAACCGCCAAACTGATTGACCTTGTAATTTACTTCTATGGTTTTAGCGTAAATGGCTACGACAAAGTGTATTACAAGCAGTTTGAGGATTTCAAAACCGAACTGGATGCCCGTATAGAACCTGCATTTACTGCTGTTTTAATGGGTATCGTGGGTAACTCCCGCTATACACAATCTACCAAGGATTGCGCGGTTCTGGCCGAAGAAGTGATGCAGTACATTGAGGATTACCTTGATGAACAGGCTAACAAGTCGAATGATGCTAATAGCTCAGATGACGATACGGACAGTGATTCTGACGATGCTAACGGCTCCGACGATGATTCTGACGATGCTAACGGCTCCGACGATGATTCTGACGATGCTAACGGCTCCGACGATGATTCTGACGATGCCAACGGCTCCGACGATGATTCTGACGATGCCAACGGCTCCGACGATGATTCTGACGGTGCCGAAGGTTCGCAAGGTGATACCGGCGATGCTGATAGCTCTAATGATAGCGGCGATATAAACGGGTTAAAAAGCGCTTTACGGGAGTTTTTAGATGATGAATCAGGCGATCTTGAAGATAGTTTAGAGAAAGCACTAAAAGCTGAAATCGAAGCAGAGAAGGAAGGGGACGACAACGAACCTGATCCTCGTGAAGTTTCGTATAACCCAAGTGTTTTACCAGCCCCAATTCAAAACCAAAATTTTGCACATGCCGATTCAATTCAGAAGAATGCGAGAAAAGAATCATTGTTTTTAGCGCAGCGCCTTCACGGGCTCGTTGAATCAAAAGCGCAATTGCAACTTGATCGACGCAGCAGCGGTAGACGCTTAATTAACAACGCTGGTTTAAGGCTAATGCAAAATGACATGCGTGTATTTAAACACGAAAGTCAGGTTGATATGCCTAACACTGCGGTAACGCTCTTACTTGACCAGTCAAACTCAATGTGTGGAAAAGCGTATCAAACTTCGGTTGAATCGACTTACGCACTGGTAGAGGCTCTAAGTAAGATCAATTTAGTTAAAACCAGCGTCTTGGGATTCGGAAATTCTACTGAGAGTGTTATTGCGCTCAAAGGTTTTGAAGAAACCCCTGCAAAATGTCTAACCAAACTGGCAAGCTCGTCTGCCGATGGATATTGCACTCCATTAGCTACTGGGCTATGGGCAGCGTTAAATCAGCTTTATACCCGCACTGAGGATAGAAAAGTTGTTTTAGTCGTGACCGACGGCCAGCCACATGGATTCCAATACTGCAAAAATCTAATAGCAGAAATGCAAGCCTCGAATGTCGAAGTTTATGGCATCGGGATTGGGAACGATTTAAATCTCCCAACTCTGCAATCTCTGTTTGGTAAGCAGTTTGCAATCAAAGTGGATCAGTTAAGCGACCTAGGCAATGAAGTTTTCAAAATTGCAGAGGGTATTTTGCTGGACTAA